The Thunnus maccoyii chromosome 9, fThuMac1.1, whole genome shotgun sequence genome includes a region encoding these proteins:
- the arhgap25 gene encoding rho GTPase-activating protein 25 isoform X2 — protein MSLKLPRNWDFSTLKAETARIARSKSVIPGEGGSGQGSPRSSRSMERPLKAGWLKKQQRSLVKNWQHRYFVLRGSTLTYHKDDKETTVQGVIQLRFSKVNELPQNSDDPGKYLFEIIPRTTGDRERCPYVFMANSQSDMEEWVRTLRRVIGVPTSGVFGKSLMDTVTYEQRFGPHMVPTLVQKCVEYIKEHGLDEEGIFRLPGQDNAVKQFRDAFDAGERPSFPSDTDVHTVASLLKLYLRELPEPVVPWTQYQDFLDCTNLLDDTSSEGRELLEKQIALLPRVNYNLLSYVCRFLFEVQLNSKVNKMNVENLATVMGINLLKPQIEDPITVMKATPQIQKLMTEMIRQHETLFPLSKDVIPSPPSKKAESQKNAPRSFVGWESAEMGDASLSESPEEEEDNDSPGPERGNCGTPNIPLEPRSPSTDDWLGSPRKRTQTLPSFNCPLTGMAAKADALSRRSCMQESVEEKSGTLSEDIFKILDLRSSGSLFGGSQMGAKKGEDRFTTRRGSDNTGSSTAVSQKPDSYSQPDQVLSHQKSVETLPVRSSGQQVNSRSEQKTDNQQLVDSLQQETMELKATVAELQSALEAEHRRVAALEICLRNAERSRDEAQRRNDELKRDIQQFLKEPKAPT, from the exons ATGTCTCTGAAACTACCTCGCAACTGGGACTTCAGCACCTTAAAGGCTGAGACAGCTCGGATAG CGCGATCCAAGAGTGTGATACCTGGAGAGGGAGGCTCAGGCCAGGGCTCACCGCGCTCCTCCAGGTCCATGGAGAGGCCGCTGAAGGCTGGCTGGCTGAAGAAACAGCAGAGGTCTTTAGTCAAGAATTGGCAGCATCGCTACTTTGTGTTGAGAGGAAGCACTCTGACCTACCACAAGGATGACAAGGAGACCACTGTCCAG GGAGTCATCCAGCTGCGGTTCAGTAAGGTCAATGAACTCCCCCAGAACTCAGATGACCCTGGGAAGTACCTCTTTGAGATCATACCAC GTACAACTGGAGACAGAGAGCGATGTCCCTATGTGTTCATGGCAAACTCCCAGAGTGACATGGAGGAGTGGGTCCGCACTCTGCGCAGAGTCATCGGAGTGCCGACAAGTGGAG TGTTTGGAAAGAGTCTCATGGACACAGTGACATATGAGCAACGCTTCGGGCCTCACATGGTGCCAACCCTGGTGCAGAAGTGTGTAGAATACATAAAAGAACATGGGCTGGATGAGGAGGGCATCTTCCGCCTCCCTGGTCAGGACAATGCTGTCAAACAGTTCAGAGACGCCTTTGATGCAGGAGAGAGGCCCTCCTTCCCCag TGACACAGATGTCCACACAGTGGCGTCACTGCTCAAGCTGTACCTGCGGGAGCTGCCAGAGCCAGTGGTGCCCTGGACTCAGTACCAAGACTTCCTGGACTGCACCAACCTGCTGGACGACACCAGTTCAGAG GGTAGAGAGCTGTTGGAGAAACAGATCGCCCTTCTCCCCAGAGTCAACTACAACCTTCTCAGTTATGTCTGCCG GTTCTTGTTTGAGGTGCAACTGAACTCCAAagtcaataaaatgaatgtggaGAACCTGGCTACAGTGATGGGGATAAACCTGCTCAAACCTCAGATAGAAGACCCCATCACTGTCATGAAGG cGACTCCTCAGATCCAGAAGCTGATGACAGAGATGATCAGACAGCATGAgactctgtttcctctctccaaAGATGTGattccctcccctccctcaaAGAAGGCTGAAAGCCAGAAGAACGCTCCTCGAAGCTTTGTGGGCTGGGAATCTGCAGAG ATGGGTGATGCCTCTCTGTCTGAGTCtccagaagaggaggaagacaatGATAGTCCAGGTCCAGAGAGAGGAAACTGTGGTACCCCAAACATCCCTCTGGAGCCTCGCTCACCTTCTACAGACGACTGGCTCGGAAGTCCCCGCAAACGCACCCAGACCCTGCCCAGCTTCAACTGCCCCCTCACCGGGATGGCGGCGAAGGCTGACGCCCTTAGCCGGCGGAGTTGCATGCAGGAGAGTGTGGAGGAGAAGAGTGGGACGTTGTCAGAGGACATTTTTAAGATCCTGGACCTGCGGAGCTCAGGATCATTGTTCGGAGGGTCTCAGATGGGCGCCAAGAAGGGGGAAGATAGGTTCACAACAAGAAGAGGAAGCGACAACACAGGATCCTCCACTGCTGTCTCCCAAAAACCTGACAGTTATTCCCAGCCTGATCAGGTCCTGTCTCATCAAAAGAGTGTAGAGACCCTGCCAGTGAGAAGTTCAGGTCAGCAGGTCAACAGCAGATCTGAACAGAAGACAGACAACCAGCAGCTTGTTGACAG TCTGCAGCAGGAGACCATGGAGCTGAAAGCCACAGTGGCTGAGCTCCAGTCTGCTCTGGAAGCAGAGCACCGCCGTGTGGCTGCTCTGGAGATCTGCCTGAGAAATGCAGAGCGCAGCCGGGATGAGGCCCAGAGACGCAACGACGAGCTGAAAAGAGACATTCAGCAGTTCCTCAAAGAACCAAAAGCTCCCACCTAA
- the arhgap25 gene encoding rho GTPase-activating protein 25 isoform X1, whose protein sequence is MFWQCFTAPAVTQHCGDCSTFVPTSFSNLLWCWAARSKSVIPGEGGSGQGSPRSSRSMERPLKAGWLKKQQRSLVKNWQHRYFVLRGSTLTYHKDDKETTVQGVIQLRFSKVNELPQNSDDPGKYLFEIIPRTTGDRERCPYVFMANSQSDMEEWVRTLRRVIGVPTSGVFGKSLMDTVTYEQRFGPHMVPTLVQKCVEYIKEHGLDEEGIFRLPGQDNAVKQFRDAFDAGERPSFPSDTDVHTVASLLKLYLRELPEPVVPWTQYQDFLDCTNLLDDTSSEGRELLEKQIALLPRVNYNLLSYVCRFLFEVQLNSKVNKMNVENLATVMGINLLKPQIEDPITVMKATPQIQKLMTEMIRQHETLFPLSKDVIPSPPSKKAESQKNAPRSFVGWESAEMGDASLSESPEEEEDNDSPGPERGNCGTPNIPLEPRSPSTDDWLGSPRKRTQTLPSFNCPLTGMAAKADALSRRSCMQESVEEKSGTLSEDIFKILDLRSSGSLFGGSQMGAKKGEDRFTTRRGSDNTGSSTAVSQKPDSYSQPDQVLSHQKSVETLPVRSSGQQVNSRSEQKTDNQQLVDSLQQETMELKATVAELQSALEAEHRRVAALEICLRNAERSRDEAQRRNDELKRDIQQFLKEPKAPT, encoded by the exons ATGTTTTGGCAATGTTTCACAGCTCCGGCTGTGACACAGCACTGTGGGGATTGTTCTACATTTGTACCAACCTCTTTCTCCAACCTCTTGTGGTGTTGGGCAGCGCGATCCAAGAGTGTGATACCTGGAGAGGGAGGCTCAGGCCAGGGCTCACCGCGCTCCTCCAGGTCCATGGAGAGGCCGCTGAAGGCTGGCTGGCTGAAGAAACAGCAGAGGTCTTTAGTCAAGAATTGGCAGCATCGCTACTTTGTGTTGAGAGGAAGCACTCTGACCTACCACAAGGATGACAAGGAGACCACTGTCCAG GGAGTCATCCAGCTGCGGTTCAGTAAGGTCAATGAACTCCCCCAGAACTCAGATGACCCTGGGAAGTACCTCTTTGAGATCATACCAC GTACAACTGGAGACAGAGAGCGATGTCCCTATGTGTTCATGGCAAACTCCCAGAGTGACATGGAGGAGTGGGTCCGCACTCTGCGCAGAGTCATCGGAGTGCCGACAAGTGGAG TGTTTGGAAAGAGTCTCATGGACACAGTGACATATGAGCAACGCTTCGGGCCTCACATGGTGCCAACCCTGGTGCAGAAGTGTGTAGAATACATAAAAGAACATGGGCTGGATGAGGAGGGCATCTTCCGCCTCCCTGGTCAGGACAATGCTGTCAAACAGTTCAGAGACGCCTTTGATGCAGGAGAGAGGCCCTCCTTCCCCag TGACACAGATGTCCACACAGTGGCGTCACTGCTCAAGCTGTACCTGCGGGAGCTGCCAGAGCCAGTGGTGCCCTGGACTCAGTACCAAGACTTCCTGGACTGCACCAACCTGCTGGACGACACCAGTTCAGAG GGTAGAGAGCTGTTGGAGAAACAGATCGCCCTTCTCCCCAGAGTCAACTACAACCTTCTCAGTTATGTCTGCCG GTTCTTGTTTGAGGTGCAACTGAACTCCAAagtcaataaaatgaatgtggaGAACCTGGCTACAGTGATGGGGATAAACCTGCTCAAACCTCAGATAGAAGACCCCATCACTGTCATGAAGG cGACTCCTCAGATCCAGAAGCTGATGACAGAGATGATCAGACAGCATGAgactctgtttcctctctccaaAGATGTGattccctcccctccctcaaAGAAGGCTGAAAGCCAGAAGAACGCTCCTCGAAGCTTTGTGGGCTGGGAATCTGCAGAG ATGGGTGATGCCTCTCTGTCTGAGTCtccagaagaggaggaagacaatGATAGTCCAGGTCCAGAGAGAGGAAACTGTGGTACCCCAAACATCCCTCTGGAGCCTCGCTCACCTTCTACAGACGACTGGCTCGGAAGTCCCCGCAAACGCACCCAGACCCTGCCCAGCTTCAACTGCCCCCTCACCGGGATGGCGGCGAAGGCTGACGCCCTTAGCCGGCGGAGTTGCATGCAGGAGAGTGTGGAGGAGAAGAGTGGGACGTTGTCAGAGGACATTTTTAAGATCCTGGACCTGCGGAGCTCAGGATCATTGTTCGGAGGGTCTCAGATGGGCGCCAAGAAGGGGGAAGATAGGTTCACAACAAGAAGAGGAAGCGACAACACAGGATCCTCCACTGCTGTCTCCCAAAAACCTGACAGTTATTCCCAGCCTGATCAGGTCCTGTCTCATCAAAAGAGTGTAGAGACCCTGCCAGTGAGAAGTTCAGGTCAGCAGGTCAACAGCAGATCTGAACAGAAGACAGACAACCAGCAGCTTGTTGACAG TCTGCAGCAGGAGACCATGGAGCTGAAAGCCACAGTGGCTGAGCTCCAGTCTGCTCTGGAAGCAGAGCACCGCCGTGTGGCTGCTCTGGAGATCTGCCTGAGAAATGCAGAGCGCAGCCGGGATGAGGCCCAGAGACGCAACGACGAGCTGAAAAGAGACATTCAGCAGTTCCTCAAAGAACCAAAAGCTCCCACCTAA
- the bmp10 gene encoding bone morphogenetic protein 10: MASIWVSQLGTICSSKTLLLLFSILLLEGPFSGESSPISNTHQRHRPAPGLGDGHGGVVDPSRLEQDSNMNMQSLLESLKEQFLRTFNLSGLGPPALSPGSTREEPPDYMMELYNRFANDHTAMPTANIIRSFKNEDSSPSAVGVGGVRRHPLLFNVSVPHHERITAAELRLYTLVQTDRHLYAGVDRKVTIYEVELHEGDDNTTDENAERGDGFRGGGGEQIELVELASRQVYGTDNGWEAFDLTVAAQRWRKSDHGTTHRLEVHIASMANEDNVQDMTEDNKDRNPPEGDMTIDTSPEEKHKPLLIVFSDDQSSDHRDDKRELNEMIDHETSNMVLQNDLGMGLNGLWDEMGRDRDEGGEESEPDEEDLIQMRSNLIYDTASRIRRNAKGNHCKKQSLYVEFKDIGWDSWILAPTGYDAFECTGICSFPLTKHVTPTKHAIVQTLININSPQKAARACCVPTKLDPISLLYLDDTGVVTYKYKFEGMVVAECGCR, from the exons ATGGCGAGCATTTGGGTCTCTCAACTGGGAACCATTTGCAGCTCCAAGACTTTGCTCTTGCTGTTTTccatcctgctgctggaggGGCCTTTCTCTGGAGAGAGCAGCCCCATCTCCAACACCCATCAGAGACATCGACCTGCTCCAGGGCTGGGAGACGGGCATGGAGGAGTGGTGGATCCTTCACGGTTGGAGCAGGACAGCAATATGAACATGCAGAGCCTGCTGGAGAGCCTGAAGGAACAGTTTCTGAGGACGTTCAACCTGTCTGGCTTGGGTCCTCCTGCTCTGTCTCCTGGAAGCACACGAGAGGAGCCACCTGATTACATGATGGAGCTCTACAACCGCTTTGCTAATGACCACACTGCCATGCCCACTGCCAACATAATCCGTAGCTTCAAAAATGAAG ATTCATCTCCCAGTGCTGTAGGGGTTGGAGGAGTGAGGCGCCACCCACTCCTCTTCAATGTGTCAGTCCCCCATCATGAACGCATCACAGCAGCTGAGCTCCGCCTCTATACCCTTGTCCAGACTGACCGCCACCTCTATGCTGGTGTTGACCGCAAGGTCACAATCTATGAAGTGGAATTGCATGAAGGGGATGACAACACAACTGATGAGAatgcagagagaggagatggatttagagggggaggaggagagcaaaTAGAACTGGTGGAGTTGGCTTCACGCCAGGTCTATGGCACTGATAATGGCTGGGAGGCCTTTGATCTCACTGTAGCTGCTCAACGGTGGCGCAAATCTGATCATGGCACCACGCATCGGTTGGAAGTGCACATTGCCAGCATGGCAAATGAAGATAATGTTCAAGATATGACAGAGGACAACAAAGACAGGAATCCACCTGAAGGAGACATGACAATTGACACTAGCcctgaggaaaaacacaaacccctgctgattgttttctctGATGACCAAAGCAGTGATCACCGTGATGACAAGCGTGAGCTAAATGAGATGATTGACCATGAAACTTCTAACATGGTTCTTCAGAATGACTTGGGGATGGGTCTGAATGGGCTGTGGGACGAGATGGGCAGGGACAGGGATGAAGGAGGTGAAGAATCTGAGCCAGATGAAGAAGACCTGATCCAAATGCGTTCCAACCTGATCTACGACACAGCATCCCGCATTCGTCGCAATGCCAAGGGAAACCACTGCAAGAAACAATCTCTGTATGTAGAGTTCAAGGATATTGGATGGGACAGTTGGATCCTGGCACCCACTGGTTACGATGCCTTTGAGTGCACTGGCATATGTTCCTTCCCACTGACAAAGCACGTCACACCCACCAAGCATGCCATTGTCCAGACACTGATCAACATCAATAGCCCTCAGAAGGCAGCACGAGCATGTTGTGTGCCCACCAAGCTGGATCCCATCTCCCTCCTGTACCTGGATGACACAGGTGTGGTCACTTACAAGTACAAGTTTGAGGGCATGGTGGTGGCTGAATGTGGCTGCAGATAG